Below is a window of Leptospiraceae bacterium DNA.
AATCTTACTTCTTTATATTTGAGTAGCAACCAGATAAAAGAAATTCCGGAGCATATAATCAAACTGGAAAATCTTACTTCTTTATATTTGAGAAGGAACCAGATAAAAGAAATTCCAGAGCATATTACCTCTCTTATAAATCTTACTTTTTTAAATTTGAGTCGCACCCAGATAAAAGAAATTCCATCGCATATTACCTCTCTTATAAATCTTACTTCTTTAAATTTGAGTGGCACCCAGATAAAAGAAATTCCATCGCATATTACCTCTCTTATAAATCTTACTTCTTTAAATTTGAGTCGCAACCAGATAAAAGAGATTCCATTGCATATTAGCACTCTTATAAATCTTACTTCTTTAAATTTGGTGGCACCCAGATAAGAATTCCATCCATTACCTCTCTTATAAATCTACTCTTTAAATTTGAGTGCACCAGAAAAGAGATTCCATCGCTATTACCTCTCTTATAAATCTTACTTCTTTAAATTTGAGTGGCACCCAGATAAAAGAGATTCCATCGCATATTACCTCTCTTATAAATCTTACTTCTTTAAATTTGAGTCGCACCCAGATAAAAGAAATTCCATCGCATATCAGCATGCTTATAAATCTTACTTCTTTATATTTGAGTGGCACCCAGATAAAAGAAATTCCATCGCATATTACCTCTCTTATAAATCTTACTTCTTTAAATTTGAGTGACACCCAGATAAAAGAAATTCCGGAGCATATTAGCAAACTGGAAAATCTTACTTCTTTATATTTGAGTAGCAACCAGATAAAAGAAATTCCGGAGCATATAATCAAACTGGAAAATCTTACTTTTTTATATTTGAGTGAAAACCCCATTATATTCCCGCTTAATGTAATTTGTGATCGAGGCATTGATTCAATTCGTTCTTTTTTTGAAGAATATAATAAAGGGAAAAAAGTTTTTTATGAAGGTAAGGTTATTTTAATTGGAAATGGAAGGGTTGGCAAGACCTGTCTCACAAAAAGAATAATGAATAAAGGTTTCAATCCGGAAGAAATTACTACTCATGAAACAGAAATACACTCTTACGACAATGGACTACTACATATTTAATGGACACGATTTTAGGCAATCCGCTTCTCATATTGTATTCTAAAATTGACTGGGCTTGTAAAGCCTAAAGTCGAATGAAATCTTTTTCGATTGTAAAAAATTTCAATGTATCTAAATAAATCTGTTTTCGCTTCCTGCTTAGTTTCATATTTCATATGATTTACTTTTTCTACTTTTAGAGTCTTGAAGAAACTTTCGGCTACTGCATTATCCCAGCAGTCTCCCTTTCGACTCATACTTTGACGCATTTTATTTTTTTCTAATAAACTTCTAAATTCATTACTTGTATATTGCACTCCTCTATCTGAATGAAAAATACAATCCTTCTCTGGCTTACGAGTATTAACCGCATTTTCAAATGTCTTAATAAGAAGAGGGTGTTTCCATATTATCATCGAAATTCCAACCGATTATTTCTCGGTTAAAAAGATCAATGATTACACAAAGATACATCCAAGTATTGCCTACGAATATGTAGGTAATATCGGATACCCACGCTTGATTTGGTTTCTCGACTTGAAAATTTCTTCCAAAAGGTTTGGCGAAATTCTATTCTCATGATTCGAATCTGTCGTTGATGGTTTAAATCCAGCCTTTATTTTACTGCTTATTTTCGCTACCTTCATAAGTCTAGATACTACACGAACATCGCACTTTATTCCTTTTTCAAATAGACCTTGCTGAATTCTTTCTGCTCCATAAGTTTCTTTAGACTCTGCATGAATTTGCACGATCCAAGAAATTAAAAAACGATGATACTGTTTTCTTTTACTCTCTTGCCTATTTAACCAACTATAAAAACCGCTTCTTGAGACTTCTAAAGCTTCGCACATTTTTACCACATCAAAACTCTCTATTTTCTTTATGAAAAAAAACTTATTTATTTTGTTGAGGGTCTCTCGTAAAAATGCCTATTGACTTTTTAAAATTAAATTCTCTCTTCTAATCTTTGAATGAGTTTATCTTTCTCTTTCGTTCCTTTTCATAGTCCCTTTCTTGGGCTTTTCTTTTGGTTTATTTACAGCTTCATTCATATGTTTCTCAA
It encodes the following:
- a CDS encoding leucine-rich repeat domain-containing protein, with protein sequence MSGNQIKEIPEHISKLENLTSLYLSSNQIKEIPEHIIKLENLTSLYLSSNQIKEIPEHISKLQNLTSLYLSSNQIKEIPEHISKLQNLTSLYLSSNQIKEIPEHIIKLENLTSLYLRRNQIKEIPEHITSLINLTFLNLSRTQIKEIPSHITSLINLTSLNLSGTQIKEIPSHITSLINLTSLNLSRNQIKEIPLHISTLINLTSLNLVAPR
- a CDS encoding leucine-rich repeat domain-containing protein, producing MHQKRDSIAITSLINLTSLNLSGTQIKEIPSHITSLINLTSLNLSRTQIKEIPSHISMLINLTSLYLSGTQIKEIPSHITSLINLTSLNLSDTQIKEIPEHISKLENLTSLYLSSNQIKEIPEHIIKLENLTFLYLSENPIIFPLNVICDRGIDSIRSFFEEYNKGKKVFYEGKVILIGNGRVGKTCLTKRIMNKGFNPEEITTHETEIHSYDNGLLHI
- a CDS encoding DDE-type integrase/transposase/recombinase; this encodes MIIWKHPLLIKTFENAVNTRKPEKDCIFHSDRGVQYTSNEFRSLLEKNKMRQSMSRKGDCWDNAVAESFFKTLKVEKVNHMKYETKQEAKTDLFRYIEIFYNRKRFHSTLGFTSPVNFRIQYEKRIA
- a CDS encoding IS3 family transposase, coding for MCEALEVSRSGFYSWLNRQESKRKQYHRFLISWIVQIHAESKETYGAERIQQGLFEKGIKCDVRVVSRLMKVAKISSKIKAGFKPSTTDSNHENRISPNLLEEIFKSRNQIKRGYPILPTYS